The Synechococcus sp. HK05 DNA segment GCACCGAGCAGCCGGCAGCGCCCCGGTTGATGCACGGCCCGAGCCTCGCGCAGTACCGCTAGCGCCTGGCGCAGCTCGGTGATTCCGCAGGTCACGAGCGTGGGGGCGATCGCCTCCACGCCGTCGCGCCAGAGCAGCTCCAGCAGTTCCAGCAGCCGGGGCAGATCGCCTGGGGTGAGCTCCGGGAAGGCCAGGCCGAGGCCGCCGTTGATCTGGAGATCAACGCCCATCGGGCTCAGCCAATCACCGCCCCAACAGGTTCCGGCCGCGGTGCTGCCGGCGCTGAGCGGTTCGATTGCCGCGATGCGCTGCTCGTGGTCGACGCCGATCCGCCACAGGCCCGTGGTGGCCGGCAGGCGCACGGAGCTCAGCCAGTGCATCGAACAGCGGGGCGGGAGAATGCCATTCTCGCCGCCTTTGCTGCCTGCATCCGATGCCTGAACAGTCAGCCCCGCTCGTGGCCGTGGTGATGGGCAGCGACTCCGATCTGCCCACGATGCAGCCGGCGGTGGAGATGCTGCAGAGCTTTGGAGTGGCCACCGAGGTGCGAGTGCTTTCGGCTCACCGCACGCCCCTGGAGATGGTGGCCTTTGCCCAGCAGGCCGCCGGCCGCGGCTTCAAGGTGATCATCGCCGGCGCCGGCGGTGCCGCTCACCTGCCCGGGATGGTGGCCTCCCTCACCACGCTGCCGGTGATCGGTGTGCCGGTGCAGACCCGCGCCCTCTCCGGCGTGGATTCGCTGCATTCGATCGTGCAGATGCCGGCGGGGATTCCCGTGGCCACGGTGGCCATCGGCAATGGCGCCAATGCCGGCCTGCTGGCGGCCCAGATCCTGGCCACCGCCGATGTCGCCCTGGCCGAGCGGGTGGCGGCCTACCGGCAGGGCCTGCACGACCAGGTGGTGGCCAAAGATGCCCGCCTGCTCGAGCTGGGCAGCAGCGCCTACCTCCAGCAGATGCCCTGAAGAACGCCTGCCCAGCCTGCGGATCAGTTCCATAACCCAGCCTTAACGTCCGGGGCAAGTTGCTGCGTTTGCTCGGATGTCTACGGGTTGGCCTCAACGGCCTCTGCTTCGGGTGCTGCTGGTGGCTGTGGTGCCGGCGCTGATCGTTTACGTGCTGGCCCTGCTGCTCAGTGCTGCGGCCGGCATTCGCACGCAGCTGGTGATCCGCGATCTGGCCCAGAGCTGCGACACCGCTTTGGGTGTGGGCTTCCTCTCCAATGTGGGCTATCTGCTTTGGATCTCCGCGGCGGCGATCGCACTCTTTGGTGCCCTGTCTGGTGTGGTGGATGTGCGGGGCCGGGTGCGGCAGCTGCTGCTATGTGGCGGCGGGTTTTCGCTGCTGCTCTGCCTCGACGACATGTTCCTGCTGCACGATCGCTACATCGGCAGCAGCTTTCTGTACAGTCTGTACGCAATTTTCGCGCTGCTCATTCTCTTTCGCTTCCGCGCCCAGGTGCAGGCCCTTGGTGGGGGCTCGTTCCTGCTGGCTGTGGTGTTGCTGGGTCTCTCGGTGATCACCGATCAGCTGCAGGAGCTGATTCCCATCGATTACGCCACCCTGCAGCTCTTTGAGGAAGGTGCGAAGTTCCTGGGGATTGCCGCCTGGCTGGCCTTCTGGTGGCAGGCCACCGCGGGCGCCGGCAAGCTGAAGGCCTGAACGCCGTTCCCGATGCTTGAGCGCCTGGTGCTGCCGCTCTGGCTGCGCCTCAGCCTGGCCCTGCCGCTGCTCACCCTCAACCTCTGGGTGCTGCGGCAGCTGCTGTTGCCGCTGGCTCCCTTTCCGGCACTGTTCCTGGCGGCGGCCTTGATTGCTTTTTTGCTGGATCTCCCCACCCGCTGGCTCGCAGATCGGGGGCTACCTCGGCTGCTGGCGGTGTTGCTGGTGGTGGGGCTGGGCCTTGGGCTGCTCGTGCTCTCCGCACTCTGGTTGCTGCCGCGGCTGATCGAGCAGCTGGGTGAGCTGATCAATGCACTGCCCTCCTGGCTGGTGGAGGGTGAGATCTGGCTCGATCGCCTCGAGAGCTGGGCCGCCGATCGCAACCTGCCCACCGAATTCACCGATCTCAGCAGCACCTTGTTTGCCCGGGCCAGTCAGCTGGCCAGCCAACTCAGCCAGCGGGTGCTGGGGATCCTGGGGGCCACGGTGGGGATCACCGTGAACACCGTGATCGTGGTGGTGCTGGCGGTGTTTCTGCTGCTGGGCGGCGAGCGGATCGTGGCGGGCCTGGCCCGTTGGTTGCCCGATGGCGTGCGCGATCTCGTGATCGGCACGCTCAACCGCACCTTCCGCGGCTATTTCGCCGGCCAGGTGTTGCTGGCGGTGATCCTGAGCGTGCTCCAGATCGTGGTGTTCACGCTGCTGGCGATTCCCTATGGCGTGCTGTTTGCCGTGGCGATCGGCTTCACCACGCTGGTGCCCTACGCCAGTGCGCTCACGATCGTGCTGGTGAGTGTATTGCTCGCCCTCGACGATCCCCGCACCGGTTTAGAGGTGTTGGCAGCTGCCATCAGCGTGGGCCAGGTGGTGGATCAGGTGATCCAGCCGCGCCTCATGGGCAGCATCGTGGGGCTCCAGCCCGCCTGGCTGCTGGTGTCGCTGCCGGTGGGTGCGCGCATCGGCAGCCTGATGGGCTTCGGTGATCTGCTGGGACTGCTGCTGGCGGTGCCGGTGGCCAGCTGCATCAAAACGTTTTTCGACGCTTGGCGACCCCAGCAGCCCGCTCCGCTCAGCCCTGCTGGGGAATAACGCCCTGGGCGCTCAGGTGGGCCAGCACCTGCTCCACGCTCTGCTCGAGGGTCTGGCTGCCGGTGTCCACCCGCAGCTCGGGGTTCTCGGGAGCCTCATAGGGGCTGGAGATGCCGGTGAATTCCTTGATCTCGCCAGCGCGGGCCTTGGCGTAGAGGCCCTTGGTGTCGCGCTGCTCGCACACGGCCAGATCAGCGGCGCAGTGGATCTCCACGAAATCACCAGCGGCCACCAGGGCACGGGCGCGGTCGCGATCGGCCTTGAACGGCGACACGAAGGCGGTGAGCACCACCACGCCGGCATCGAGGAAGAGCTTGCTCACCTCACCGATGCGGCGGATGTTCTCTTCGCGGTCGGCATCGGAGAAGCCCAGGTCTTTGCAGAGGCCGTGGCGGATGTTGTCGCCATCGAGCACGTAGCAGGCCAGGCCGCGCTCGAACAGGGCCTGGTTCACGGCGTTGGCCAGGGTGCTCTTGCCCGAGCCGCTCAGGCCGGTGAACCAGAGGATGGCGCTTCGGTGGCCGCGCTGCTCCGCCCGTGCCGCCCGATCCACCGAGGCGTGGTGCCAGGCGATGTTGGTGGAAGCCCCCTGATTGGTGAGCTCGCCGTAGGTGGGGGTTGCGGTCATGGTGGATCAGGCGTTGGCGCTATTGTCCCTGGCGGCGAGGCGCGGATCGCTGGAGGGCGGCAGCTGAAGCTTCAGCTCCAACCGATGGCCGCGGCGTTCCACCGTGAGCACCAGTGGCTGCCCATCGGGATGGAGGCGCACGCCGCGGATCACCTCGCCGGCTCGCTGCACCAGGCGGCCATTCAGCGCCACGATCCGATCGCCGGGTTTGAGGCCGGCGGCGGCCGCTGCCGAGCCCGCTGCCACCTGCCGCACCCACACGCCGCTGGCATCGCTTTCGAGGTAGACCCCCAGGCGGGCCCCTTGTGGGGCGGGCGCGCAGCCATCGGGAAGGGCCGGCCGGCGCAGGCTCAATTGCCGCTTCAAGCCCAGGTTGTTGAGCTGGCTTGGCACACCGTCGTCACCCTCGAGATGCCCCACGCCGATCAAGGCCACTAGTAGGGATGTGGGGTTGCGCCGGTGTGCTGCTGCGAGTTCTTCCGCCATGGCCCGATCACGCAGCAGTTGGCTGTCAATGAAGCCCTGCAGATCTGTCTCGCGGCCTGCAGCAATCCCCATGGCCTGGTGCCCACGCCAGCTGGCCTCCAGGCGCTGGCGGTAGGCCGGGCTGGCGGGGCTCGGGTCTCCGATGCCGCCGCGTTCAGCTGCCGGTGTGGCCGCCAGACCCTGCTGGCGCACCCGCCGCACCAGGGCCGGTTCGGCATTAAGGGCCAGCAGGGGTACCCGCCGCAGCCGGGCCCAGTGCAAGAGCGGCAGATACAGGTTTGGGTCGTGCCCCCACACCGCGGGCCAATCCACCTCGCGCAGCAGGCCTGCCACATCGAGCTCGCCGCGGTTGAAGCGATCCAGCACCGGTTGGCGTGCCGCTGGAATCATCTCCAGGGCGAGGGTCAGCTGGCGCTCACTGCTCAGGCGTTCCAGGGTGCCGAGCTGCCAGGCGTGGTCCTCCACGCTCGTGTGGATCTCCCCGAGCAAGAGCACCGCCAGCGTTTTGGCTTGCTGTTGCAGCTCCTGCTGCTGGCGCTGGGCGGCGGCCAGGGCGGCCTGGCAATCCAGCGGCAGCGGTGCCGGCACTGCCAGGGCGGGCCGACCCCACAACAGCGAGCCCAGCAGAACAGCACCAGCCCAGCCGCGGCCTTGCATCTCAGCCCCCGGCCTGCTTCGGGCGATAGCCCGCCTTCTCCAGGGCCGCCAGGGCTGGGGCCACCTGGTCGCCCTGCAGTTCGATCACCCCATCCTTCACGGTGCCGCCGGTTCCTGCCGCTGCCTTCAGCTGTTTGAGCAGGGCCTTGAGCTCGCTGTCGGGGGCTTCCAGGCCGGTGATCGCCGTCACCATCTTTCCGCCCTTGCCCGCCTTGGTGCGCTGCACCCGCACCCGTTGCTGGTTCTTGGCTGTGGGCTCCGAGGCTGGTGCACCGCGCTGGAGGCTCTCTGGTCTGCTGAATTCCTGCCAGCCGCCCTTGGCCATCGCGCTGCCTTTCGCTAAACCCAGTTCAGCGCATCACTGGCTCGCACCGCCTCAGCCGCCTCACGCGATGGATCTGCCTCCCCTGCAGCTGGAGATGGTGCGGTTCGGCCTGCAGGGACAATCGGCTGCTGCGGAGTGCCAGCTCGCCGACGACCGGATCAAAGCGAGCTTGTTTGGTGTGTTGGTGGAGCCGGCAGAGCCCTGCCGCCGCGAAGCGGGTCGGATCCGCATCGATGAACCGCCTGGCTGGCCGGCGCTGCCGCCGCCACCAGTTCCTACGCTGCAGTGATTCCGCTCAGGCGCCGGTGACCAGCAGCGTTCCCCAGGTTGACCACGCAGCCCTGGAGCTTGCCGCCAGGCCCAACAGCCTCGGGCGCTATGGCCAGTTCGGTGGTCAGTACGTTCCGGAAACGTTGATCCCTGCCCTGGCAGAGCTGGAGCAGGCTGCTGCTGAGGCCTGGAAGGATCCGGCCTTTACCGAGCGGCTCAACCATCTGCTGCGCACCTATGTGGGGCGCCCCAATCCGCTGTATGAGGCCGAGCGGCTCAGCGAGCACTACCGGCGGCCCGAGGGCGGCCCGCGCATCTGGCTGAAGCGCGAAGACCTCAACCACACCGGCGCCCACAAGATCAACAACGCCCTCGGTCAGGCGCTGCTCGCCCTGCGCATGGGCAAGAAGCGGATCATTGCCGAAACCGGCGCTGGTCAGCACGGCGTGGCCACCGCCACTGTTTGTGCCCGCTTCGGCCTGGAGTGCGTCGTGTACATGGGCGCAGAAGACATGCGCCGCCAGGCGCTGAATGTGTTCCGCATGCGCCTGCTGGGGGCCACGGTGCAGCCCGTCACCGCCGGTACCGCCACCCTCAAGGACGCCACCAGCGAAGCGATCCGCGACTGGGTGACCAACGTGGAGAGCACCCACTACATCCTCGGTTCGGTGGCCGGCCCGCACCCGTTCCCGATGCTGGTGCGCGACTTCCACGCTGTGATCGGCGAGGAAACCAAACGCCAGTGCCATGAAGCCTTCGGCCGCAACCCCGATGTGCTGGTGGCCTGCGTGGGCGGTGGCTCCAATGCCATGGGCCTGTTCCATCCCTTCGTGCAGGACACCGATGTGCGCCTGGTGGGTGTGGAAGCCGCCGGCGATGGTGTGGCCACTGGCCGCCATGCCGCCACGATCACCGAGGGCCGCGTGGGTGTACTGCACGGCGCCATGAGCCTGCTGCTCCAGGACAGCGAAGGCCAGGTGCAGGAAGCCCACTCGATCAGCGCCGGCCTCGATTACCCCGGCGTTGGCCCTGAGCACAGCTACCTCAAAACCATCGGCCGGGCTGAATACGGCGCCGTCACCGATGCGGAAGCCCTGGATGCGCTGCAGCTTCTGTGTCGCCTGGAGGGGATCATCCCCGCCCTGGAAACGGCTCACGCCTTCGCCTGGCTCGACAAGCTCTGCCCCACCCTTGCTCCCGGCACGGAGGTGGTGCTCAATCTCTCCGGCCGTGGCGACAAGGATGTGAACACCGTGGCCGACAAGCTGGGCAGCGCCCTCGGCGGCTAAGGCTCAGCTCAGCAGCCGTTCCAGGCTTGCAGCCACAACGCGCACGGCGGAGCGGGCTGTGGCGTAGGCCATCCGCATCGGCCCGATCAGCGCCACCTGGCCCTTGCTGCCGCTGCTGGTGCGA contains these protein-coding regions:
- the purE gene encoding 5-(carboxyamino)imidazole ribonucleotide mutase translates to MPEQSAPLVAVVMGSDSDLPTMQPAVEMLQSFGVATEVRVLSAHRTPLEMVAFAQQAAGRGFKVIIAGAGGAAHLPGMVASLTTLPVIGVPVQTRALSGVDSLHSIVQMPAGIPVATVAIGNGANAGLLAAQILATADVALAERVAAYRQGLHDQVVAKDARLLELGSSAYLQQMP
- a CDS encoding oxidoreductase, whose amino-acid sequence is MSTGWPQRPLLRVLLVAVVPALIVYVLALLLSAAAGIRTQLVIRDLAQSCDTALGVGFLSNVGYLLWISAAAIALFGALSGVVDVRGRVRQLLLCGGGFSLLLCLDDMFLLHDRYIGSSFLYSLYAIFALLILFRFRAQVQALGGGSFLLAVVLLGLSVITDQLQELIPIDYATLQLFEEGAKFLGIAAWLAFWWQATAGAGKLKA
- a CDS encoding AI-2E family transporter codes for the protein MLERLVLPLWLRLSLALPLLTLNLWVLRQLLLPLAPFPALFLAAALIAFLLDLPTRWLADRGLPRLLAVLLVVGLGLGLLVLSALWLLPRLIEQLGELINALPSWLVEGEIWLDRLESWAADRNLPTEFTDLSSTLFARASQLASQLSQRVLGILGATVGITVNTVIVVVLAVFLLLGGERIVAGLARWLPDGVRDLVIGTLNRTFRGYFAGQVLLAVILSVLQIVVFTLLAIPYGVLFAVAIGFTTLVPYASALTIVLVSVLLALDDPRTGLEVLAAAISVGQVVDQVIQPRLMGSIVGLQPAWLLVSLPVGARIGSLMGFGDLLGLLLAVPVASCIKTFFDAWRPQQPAPLSPAGE
- the cysC gene encoding adenylyl-sulfate kinase, which codes for MTATPTYGELTNQGASTNIAWHHASVDRAARAEQRGHRSAILWFTGLSGSGKSTLANAVNQALFERGLACYVLDGDNIRHGLCKDLGFSDADREENIRRIGEVSKLFLDAGVVVLTAFVSPFKADRDRARALVAAGDFVEIHCAADLAVCEQRDTKGLYAKARAGEIKEFTGISSPYEAPENPELRVDTGSQTLEQSVEQVLAHLSAQGVIPQQG
- a CDS encoding ChaN family lipoprotein; amino-acid sequence: MQGRGWAGAVLLGSLLWGRPALAVPAPLPLDCQAALAAAQRQQQELQQQAKTLAVLLLGEIHTSVEDHAWQLGTLERLSSERQLTLALEMIPAARQPVLDRFNRGELDVAGLLREVDWPAVWGHDPNLYLPLLHWARLRRVPLLALNAEPALVRRVRQQGLAATPAAERGGIGDPSPASPAYRQRLEASWRGHQAMGIAAGRETDLQGFIDSQLLRDRAMAEELAAAHRRNPTSLLVALIGVGHLEGDDGVPSQLNNLGLKRQLSLRRPALPDGCAPAPQGARLGVYLESDASGVWVRQVAAGSAAAAAGLKPGDRIVALNGRLVQRAGEVIRGVRLHPDGQPLVLTVERRGHRLELKLQLPPSSDPRLAARDNSANA
- a CDS encoding translation initiation factor, encoding MAKGGWQEFSRPESLQRGAPASEPTAKNQQRVRVQRTKAGKGGKMVTAITGLEAPDSELKALLKQLKAAAGTGGTVKDGVIELQGDQVAPALAALEKAGYRPKQAGG
- the trpB gene encoding tryptophan synthase subunit beta, giving the protein MTSSVPQVDHAALELAARPNSLGRYGQFGGQYVPETLIPALAELEQAAAEAWKDPAFTERLNHLLRTYVGRPNPLYEAERLSEHYRRPEGGPRIWLKREDLNHTGAHKINNALGQALLALRMGKKRIIAETGAGQHGVATATVCARFGLECVVYMGAEDMRRQALNVFRMRLLGATVQPVTAGTATLKDATSEAIRDWVTNVESTHYILGSVAGPHPFPMLVRDFHAVIGEETKRQCHEAFGRNPDVLVACVGGGSNAMGLFHPFVQDTDVRLVGVEAAGDGVATGRHAATITEGRVGVLHGAMSLLLQDSEGQVQEAHSISAGLDYPGVGPEHSYLKTIGRAEYGAVTDAEALDALQLLCRLEGIIPALETAHAFAWLDKLCPTLAPGTEVVLNLSGRGDKDVNTVADKLGSALGG